One Burkholderia sp. PAMC 26561 genomic window carries:
- a CDS encoding outer membrane protein assembly factor BamD gives MRAVNQALKTVLNPVRQLIRLSSNSSVRVAALAAGAVIVAGCHGLPEKTDETATWNNGKLYSEAQDALTGGDFGKCAKYFENLEGRDPFGHFAQQAQINVAYCNWKDGETDSADAAIDRFIKLHPDHPDIAYAYYLKGMIHFNDDLGLFGRFSGQDMSERDPKSLRESYDAFKIVVDRYPQSKYAPDAAQRMRYIVNALASHEVHAADYYYRRGAYVAAINRAQLAIREYKNAPATEDALHIMMLSYGKLDQPQLEGDTKRVLAATFPDSPYVTGRSRPGKDNKSWWQIW, from the coding sequence ATGCGAGCCGTGAATCAAGCTTTGAAAACCGTTTTGAACCCTGTGCGCCAGTTGATCAGGCTATCGTCGAATTCGTCTGTCAGGGTTGCTGCGCTGGCTGCGGGTGCCGTCATTGTCGCAGGCTGCCATGGCCTGCCCGAGAAAACCGACGAAACGGCCACGTGGAATAACGGGAAATTATACTCGGAGGCGCAGGATGCGCTGACCGGCGGCGACTTTGGCAAATGCGCAAAGTATTTCGAGAACCTCGAAGGCCGTGACCCGTTCGGACATTTTGCGCAACAAGCGCAGATCAACGTGGCGTACTGCAACTGGAAGGACGGCGAAACCGACTCGGCTGATGCTGCCATCGACCGGTTCATCAAGCTGCATCCGGATCATCCGGACATTGCCTACGCGTATTACCTGAAGGGCATGATCCATTTCAACGACGACCTCGGTCTGTTCGGCCGCTTCTCCGGCCAGGACATGAGCGAGCGCGATCCGAAGTCGCTGCGCGAATCCTACGATGCGTTCAAGATCGTTGTCGACCGTTACCCGCAAAGCAAGTATGCGCCGGATGCAGCCCAGCGCATGCGCTATATCGTGAACGCACTGGCTTCGCATGAGGTTCATGCCGCGGATTATTACTATCGGCGTGGTGCTTATGTGGCCGCAATCAACCGCGCGCAACTCGCCATTCGCGAGTACAAGAACGCGCCGGCAACGGAAGATGCACTGCATATCATGATGCTGTCGTACGGCAAGCTTGATCAGCCGCAACTGGAAGGCGACACGAAGCGCGTGCTGGCCGCTACGTTCCCCGACAGCCCGTATGTCACCGGCAGGTCGCGGCCGGGCAAGGACAACAAATCGTGGTGGCAGATCTGGTAA
- a CDS encoding ATP-dependent DNA helicase: protein MLKPAAKAGGADTSLSLTLAPKRRTELDAIFAAEGLLARQIDGYRSRASQIEMARAVAAAMEASGRAMPEPALFDAQRRPARKLGPSDAPVVVEESGEEVGLATATTGVDGGENTLIVEAGTGTGKTFAYLVPAMLWGGKVIVSTGTKHLQDQLFQRDIPTVRDALAVPVSVAMLKGRANYLCHYYLQRTADNGRLPTRQDTAHLQEIIRFAKLTHTGDKAELASVPENSPVWPMVTSTRDNCLGQECPQYKECFVMQARREAQQADIVVVNHHLFFADVMLRDTGMAELLPTANTIIFDEAHQLPETATLFFGETVSTTQFLELARDAVAEGLSHARDFSDWTKLGAALERAARDVRLAFREDSVRMSLGQLVDDHPLFDALDTLEEHLDALTAALNAHAERAESLGALQRRARELQGLLGGWTAPPTSVEKAVAQEKEAAAKADPNEMVRWIEVFSHTVQLHETPLSVAPIFSKQRAGVPRAWIFTSATLSVRGDFTHYAAQMGLNARRSMTLPSPFDYPEQGLLYVPRNLPQPSSPNFTDAVFDAALPVIEASKGGVFFLCTTLRAVDRIANRLRDTIERRGWDYPLLVQGDASRTELLDRFRSYGNAILVGSQSFWEGVDVRGDALSLVVIDKLPFAPPDDPVLSARLDALTKKGLSPFAVHQLPQAVITLKQGAGRLIRAETDRGVLMICDTRLVDKPYGRRIWQSLPPFKRTREIEVVRAFFTDPETAVTEAEE from the coding sequence GTGCTGAAGCCGGCCGCGAAAGCGGGTGGCGCCGACACATCGCTTTCGCTGACACTTGCACCGAAGCGCCGCACCGAACTCGACGCGATTTTTGCCGCCGAGGGCCTGCTGGCGCGTCAAATCGATGGTTATCGCTCGCGTGCGTCGCAGATCGAAATGGCGCGCGCAGTCGCGGCCGCGATGGAAGCGTCCGGCCGCGCCATGCCCGAACCCGCCTTGTTCGACGCGCAACGCCGTCCGGCGCGCAAGCTCGGGCCATCGGATGCGCCGGTCGTGGTCGAGGAAAGCGGCGAGGAGGTCGGCCTGGCCACCGCAACCACGGGCGTCGACGGCGGTGAGAACACGTTGATCGTGGAAGCGGGCACGGGCACGGGCAAGACCTTCGCGTATCTCGTGCCGGCCATGCTGTGGGGCGGCAAGGTGATCGTATCGACGGGCACCAAGCACTTGCAGGACCAGCTTTTCCAGCGCGACATCCCGACCGTGCGCGACGCGCTCGCGGTGCCGGTTTCCGTCGCGATGCTCAAGGGCCGCGCGAATTACCTGTGCCATTACTACCTGCAGCGCACCGCCGATAACGGCCGTTTGCCCACGCGCCAGGACACCGCGCATCTGCAGGAAATCATCCGCTTCGCGAAACTGACGCACACCGGCGACAAAGCCGAACTCGCGAGCGTGCCCGAGAACTCGCCGGTCTGGCCGATGGTCACGTCCACGCGCGACAACTGCCTGGGCCAGGAGTGCCCGCAGTACAAGGAATGTTTTGTCATGCAGGCGCGGCGCGAGGCGCAGCAGGCGGACATCGTGGTAGTGAATCACCACCTGTTTTTCGCCGATGTCATGCTCCGCGACACCGGCATGGCCGAGTTGCTGCCGACCGCCAACACCATCATCTTCGACGAAGCCCATCAGCTTCCCGAGACGGCGACGCTGTTTTTCGGCGAGACCGTATCGACCACGCAGTTCCTGGAACTCGCACGCGATGCCGTTGCGGAAGGCCTGAGCCACGCGCGTGACTTCTCCGACTGGACCAAGCTCGGCGCCGCGCTCGAACGTGCGGCGCGGGACGTCCGGCTCGCATTCAGGGAAGATTCGGTGCGCATGTCGCTCGGCCAGCTCGTCGACGATCATCCTTTATTCGATGCCCTCGACACACTTGAGGAACACCTCGATGCGCTCACGGCCGCTTTGAACGCTCACGCCGAACGCGCGGAATCGCTGGGCGCGCTGCAGCGCCGGGCACGGGAATTACAAGGTTTGCTGGGGGGCTGGACCGCACCGCCAACGTCCGTGGAAAAGGCCGTCGCGCAAGAGAAGGAAGCCGCCGCCAAAGCCGATCCGAACGAGATGGTCCGATGGATCGAAGTGTTCTCGCACACGGTCCAGTTGCACGAAACGCCGCTGTCCGTCGCGCCGATCTTTTCGAAGCAGCGCGCGGGCGTTCCGCGTGCGTGGATCTTCACATCGGCAACCTTGTCGGTGCGCGGCGACTTCACCCATTACGCCGCGCAGATGGGCCTGAACGCGCGACGCTCCATGACGCTGCCCAGTCCCTTCGACTACCCCGAGCAGGGCTTGCTGTACGTGCCGCGCAACTTGCCGCAACCATCGTCGCCGAATTTCACCGACGCCGTGTTCGATGCTGCGTTGCCTGTCATCGAAGCATCGAAGGGGGGCGTGTTTTTCTTGTGCACGACCTTGCGCGCCGTCGATCGCATTGCCAACCGCCTGCGCGACACCATCGAGCGGCGCGGCTGGGATTATCCGTTGCTGGTTCAGGGCGACGCGAGCCGCACTGAATTGCTCGATCGTTTCCGTTCTTATGGCAACGCGATCCTCGTTGGCAGCCAGAGTTTCTGGGAAGGCGTGGATGTGCGCGGTGATGCGTTGTCGCTGGTTGTCATCGACAAGCTACCTTTTGCGCCGCCCGATGATCCCGTGTTGTCGGCGAGACTCGATGCGCTGACGAAGAAGGGCTTGAGCCCTTTCGCTGTGCACCAGTTGCCGCAGGCAGTGATCACGCTCAAGCAGGGCGCGGGGCGTCTGATTCGCGCAGAAACGGATCGCGGTGTGCTGATGATCTGCGACACCCGTCTCGTCGATAAACCTTACGGCCGGCGCATCTGGCAGAGCCTTCCGCCGTTCAAGCGCACGCGTGAAATAGAGGTGGTGCGCGCGTTCTTCACCGATCCTGAAACGGCGGTGACCGAAGCGGAAGAGTAA
- a CDS encoding DUF465 domain-containing protein codes for MHAYPAAAVDTGTIRERIVQLQAEHHGLDSLIDKMADVPGINELEIRRLKKRKLKVKDTIILLQLQLEPDAR; via the coding sequence ATGCACGCATATCCTGCAGCAGCAGTCGACACGGGCACGATCCGCGAGCGTATCGTGCAGTTGCAGGCGGAGCATCATGGCCTGGACAGCCTGATCGACAAGATGGCCGACGTGCCGGGCATCAATGAGCTGGAAATCAGGCGCCTGAAAAAGCGCAAGCTCAAGGTCAAGGACACGATCATCCTGCTGCAGTTACAGTTGGAACCGGACGCGCGCTGA
- a CDS encoding colicin transporter, whose product MSNPLAITLPTSRLSPVLPTVPVDLFATRHAARSCSRWFHPLRAAMAVLACAGFVQAATAQTPRPINPGTSVTESPLDDARATGANAASPADADADANGFGARQKALDTRSEENNYRYAVKQHDCYNDFFVNHCLNAARAAKRDVSQEIRKQQLALDDEQRLQHAQQRDQQTALKRAQYEADAPQRATTEKASAESFAEKQRQNALSEAQRTAEAPQRAQNQAAYDRKQADYQKKLDDAAARGAQDARDRDAKAERYEAKQRDAAEHQAEVQARQKEAAVKQQQRAQQEAADRAHQEQLKQQQQQQSK is encoded by the coding sequence TTGTCCAACCCGCTGGCTATCACGTTGCCGACCTCCCGCCTTTCGCCCGTTTTGCCGACTGTACCAGTCGATTTGTTCGCCACGCGCCACGCCGCGCGCTCTTGCTCGCGGTGGTTTCATCCGCTTCGCGCCGCAATGGCCGTGCTGGCGTGCGCGGGTTTTGTTCAGGCAGCCACGGCGCAGACGCCCAGGCCTATCAATCCGGGCACGTCGGTCACAGAATCGCCGCTCGACGACGCCCGTGCGACCGGCGCAAATGCCGCAAGTCCGGCGGACGCAGACGCGGACGCGAACGGTTTCGGCGCGCGTCAGAAGGCGCTTGACACGCGCAGCGAGGAAAACAACTATCGGTATGCGGTCAAGCAGCACGATTGTTATAACGATTTTTTTGTCAATCATTGTCTTAATGCCGCGCGTGCAGCGAAACGCGATGTAAGCCAGGAAATCCGCAAGCAACAACTGGCGCTCGACGACGAACAACGTCTGCAACACGCGCAACAGCGGGACCAGCAAACGGCGCTCAAGCGCGCCCAGTACGAAGCAGATGCGCCGCAACGCGCAACGACCGAAAAGGCGAGCGCGGAATCATTCGCTGAAAAGCAGCGCCAGAACGCACTGTCAGAAGCGCAGCGCACCGCAGAAGCGCCGCAACGGGCCCAGAATCAGGCGGCGTACGACCGCAAGCAGGCGGATTACCAGAAGAAGCTCGACGACGCCGCCGCGCGTGGCGCGCAGGACGCGCGTGATCGCGACGCGAAGGCTGAGCGTTACGAGGCGAAGCAGCGCGACGCTGCCGAGCACCAGGCGGAAGTGCAGGCACGGCAGAAGGAAGCGGCTGTGAAACAGCAGCAGCGCGCGCAACAGGAAGCCGCCGATCGCGCGCATCAGGAGCAGCTCAAGCAACAACAGCAACAACAATCGAAGTAA
- a CDS encoding Tex family protein — MTETVALKIVQRIATELSVQPRQVAATVQLLDEGSTVPFIARYRKEVTGNLDDTQLRNLEERLVYLRELEDRRAAIVQSIDEQGKLTPELRAAVEGADSKQVLEDLYLPYKPKRRTRAMIAREAGLQPLADALLADPKLDPQTEAARYVDAEKGVADTKAALDGARDILSEQFGETAEILGKVREYLFKQGSVISTVVEGKETEEGEKFRDYYDYSETIRTVPSHRALALFRGRNAGVLSVKLGLGGELDAQVPHPGETLIANHVGIANQGRPADKWLSDVCRWCWRVKVQPNVENDLLTNLREEAEGEAIRVFARNLKDLLLAAPAGPKAVIGLDPGMRTGVKVAVVDRTGKLLATDVIYPHEPRRDWDGSLAKLARIAAQTQAELISIGNGTASRETDKLASELIAKHPELKLQKIVVSEAGASIYSASELASKEFPDLDVTLRGAVSIARRLQDPLAELVKIDPKAIGVGQYQHDVNQRDLARSLDAVVEDCVNAVGVDANTASVALLARVSGLNATLARNIVDFRDANGPFASRDQLKKVPRLGDKTFEQAAGFLRINNGANPLDRSSVHPEAYPVVERILAKIKKHAADVMGKREALSGLSPADFVDDRFGLPTVRDILAELEKPGRDPRPEFKTATFREGVEKLSDLTPGMILEGVVTNVAAFGAFIDIGVHQDGLVHVSAMSTKFIKDPHEVVKTGQVVKVKVLETDVKRQRIALTMRLDDDFAPEGGTAQQQQRGGQDRRGGSAGGGSARDVRGNSGSRREPEAASSAMAAAFAKLKK; from the coding sequence ATGACGGAAACCGTAGCACTCAAGATTGTCCAGCGCATCGCCACCGAGTTGAGCGTGCAGCCGCGCCAGGTCGCCGCCACCGTGCAACTTCTCGATGAAGGCTCCACCGTTCCGTTCATCGCCCGTTATAGAAAGGAAGTGACAGGCAATCTCGACGATACGCAATTGCGCAATCTCGAAGAGCGGCTCGTCTACCTCCGCGAGCTCGAGGACCGGCGCGCGGCGATTGTCCAGAGCATCGACGAACAGGGCAAGCTCACGCCCGAACTGCGCGCAGCCGTGGAAGGCGCGGACAGCAAGCAGGTGCTCGAAGACCTGTATCTCCCGTACAAACCGAAACGGCGGACCCGCGCGATGATCGCCCGCGAGGCCGGCCTGCAGCCGCTTGCGGACGCCCTTCTCGCCGATCCGAAGCTCGACCCGCAAACCGAAGCCGCGCGTTATGTGGACGCAGAAAAAGGCGTCGCGGACACGAAGGCCGCGCTCGACGGCGCCCGCGACATTCTCTCCGAGCAGTTCGGCGAAACTGCCGAGATTCTCGGCAAGGTCCGCGAATATCTGTTCAAGCAAGGCAGCGTGATCTCGACCGTGGTCGAAGGCAAGGAAACCGAGGAAGGCGAGAAATTCCGCGATTATTACGACTACTCGGAAACCATCCGCACGGTGCCGTCGCATCGTGCGCTGGCGCTGTTCCGCGGCCGCAACGCGGGCGTCCTGTCCGTCAAGCTGGGGCTTGGCGGCGAACTTGATGCCCAGGTGCCGCATCCGGGCGAGACGCTGATCGCGAACCATGTGGGTATCGCCAATCAGGGCCGTCCCGCCGATAAATGGCTCTCCGACGTCTGCCGCTGGTGCTGGCGTGTAAAGGTGCAGCCGAATGTCGAGAACGACTTGCTGACGAATCTGCGCGAGGAGGCCGAAGGCGAGGCGATTCGCGTGTTTGCGCGCAATCTGAAGGATCTTTTGCTGGCAGCGCCGGCGGGTCCGAAGGCGGTTATCGGACTGGATCCGGGCATGCGTACCGGCGTGAAAGTCGCCGTGGTCGATCGCACTGGCAAGCTGCTCGCAACCGATGTCATCTATCCTCACGAGCCGCGTCGCGACTGGGATGGCTCGCTCGCGAAGCTCGCGCGCATCGCGGCGCAGACGCAAGCCGAGCTGATCAGTATCGGCAATGGCACCGCTTCGCGCGAGACGGACAAGCTCGCAAGCGAGCTGATCGCGAAACACCCGGAACTGAAGCTGCAGAAGATCGTGGTGTCGGAAGCAGGAGCATCGATTTATTCGGCATCCGAACTGGCATCGAAGGAATTTCCTGACCTGGATGTAACCTTGCGCGGCGCTGTTTCCATCGCACGGCGCTTGCAGGATCCGCTCGCAGAACTCGTCAAGATCGACCCGAAGGCCATTGGCGTTGGCCAGTATCAGCACGACGTGAATCAGCGCGACCTCGCCCGCTCGCTCGACGCCGTCGTCGAAGACTGCGTGAATGCCGTCGGCGTGGACGCGAACACGGCCTCGGTGGCGCTGCTTGCACGCGTGTCCGGTCTGAACGCGACATTGGCGCGCAATATCGTTGATTTCCGCGATGCCAACGGCCCCTTCGCTTCACGCGATCAGTTGAAAAAAGTCCCCCGTCTCGGCGATAAAACCTTCGAACAAGCTGCGGGATTCCTGCGCATCAACAACGGCGCCAATCCGCTCGACCGGTCGTCGGTACATCCGGAAGCGTATCCGGTCGTCGAACGGATCCTGGCGAAAATAAAGAAACACGCCGCCGATGTGATGGGCAAACGCGAAGCGTTGTCAGGCTTGTCGCCGGCGGATTTCGTCGATGACCGGTTTGGTCTTCCCACCGTGCGTGACATTCTGGCCGAGCTCGAAAAACCCGGCCGTGATCCGCGCCCCGAGTTCAAGACGGCCACGTTCCGCGAAGGCGTCGAAAAGCTCTCCGACCTGACGCCGGGCATGATCCTGGAAGGCGTGGTCACGAACGTGGCGGCGTTTGGCGCGTTTATCGATATCGGCGTGCATCAGGATGGACTCGTGCATGTGTCGGCGATGTCGACGAAGTTCATCAAGGACCCGCACGAGGTGGTGAAAACCGGTCAGGTGGTGAAGGTGAAAGTGCTCGAAACAGATGTGAAGCGCCAGCGGATCGCACTGACCATGCGTCTTGACGATGACTTCGCGCCTGAGGGCGGTACGGCGCAGCAACAGCAACGCGGCGGGCAGGATCGCCGCGGCGGTAGTGCCGGAGGTGGCAGCGCCCGCGATGTCCGCGGCAACAGCGGCAGCCGGCGCGAGCCGGAAGCAGCCAGCAGCGCAATGGCAGCGGCGTTCGCAAAGCTGAAGAAATAG